GATATCCAAAACGGTTTTGTCACCTGCAACTAACAGCTCTGCAGCAGCATCAATCCGGGCTTTGTTCACATAATCAAAAAACGACTGGCCTAATGTCTGATTTAAAGTTTGAGACACATAGTTTGCTGACACCTTCAGATAGTCCGCCAGCTTGTACAAGGTCAGGTCTGGCTCCAGATAAAGCTGCTCAGTTACCACAGCCGTATGAATTTTACTTGCGATCCGGCTTGCCTGCTCATCACTCAAGGCAGAATGGCGATACTTGGCCAGCGCGTTTTCTTCTTTCTCTGCACCAGTCACAGTGTCTGTCACTGCTGGCAGCTCCGTGAGGTGATAAATTTTATCAAATCCGGGCTTTTGTCTTAACGACCAGTAAAGTAGCAGCCAGACGGTCACAGCGGTCAAAATCGCAACGCCGCCTTCACGCAATAAGGTAGGGTGAGAGCTCAAGTCCTGAAGCAACGTGAGCGCCAGCCAGCCCCAGGTAAATAGCATTAGCAGCAATACAACCCCCAGCCAGCCCAGCTCGCGCTCTGTTGTGCTGGCAAACACCGCATGTAGCTGACGCCGGTAGGACAGTAAGTTGCGCCAGGTTTTGATGACATAAACCAGGCTCTGCACCGGCCAGAACAGCATCACTGCGATGATCAGCCTGACGGTAAAGCGTGCTTCCGTTGCCAGTGTAACGTCTCCCTCTGCGAAAAAAATATCCTGTAAATCCGATTCAGGCAGACTCAACAGGCTCACTGACAATACACACGACATAATGGCTGGGACAAAATGCCAAATACTCTTACGAGTAAATCGCCAGGGGCGCGCCGATGTTAAGCCTCGTGTATACAGATAAAAGCAGGGAAACAGCAACAGCCAGGCAGGCACTATCGCCGCGATATAGACATAGCGGGCGGTTGGAAATTGCGCAAAGATAAGCGGGCCGGCCAAAATCACAAACAGAGCAGTAAGAAACAATGCCAGTGCACGGTAACAGTGCCAGCGCCTCGCTCTGCCAATCAGAATAGTCAATGCCAGGCCCAGTGCACCGAGTAAAAAGGTATAGACAAACGTCCATTCAGCGTCAAACAAAACTTATCAACCTTATGATATTTATACTTATAATTATTTAAAGTGTCCTGACCTGTAGTATTGGACGACAGGCTTTGTGGGTCAGTATAAAGTGCAGCACAACCACATCGCAATAAACAGGAAGAATAAGATGGAACAGATCACAATGACTATGCTAGCGCATATAATCACAGGCACCCTTGCCATCATTGCAGGCGTTATTGCCTTAACCGTTGCAAAAGGTAAATCTTTACATGCCTCGGCTGGCACCTGGTTTGTTTACACTATGCTTATCATGGCTGTCAGCGGCACTTTGATCGCACTATTTCAGCCCATGATCATCACCGCCATCGCGGGTATCTTTACCACTTATCTGGTGCTTAGCGCTTGGCTGGCAGTGAAGGCTGCGCCTAATACCCGGGGAAAGTTTGATTACACATTACCTGTGTGTTCACTGTTGATCATCCTTGCCTGCCTTTACTTCAGCGGTCAGGCAGGAACCAGCCAGGCTGAGATAAAACACGGCATAAGCGCTTATGATTACTACTTTTTTGTTTTACTCGCTGGCTTATCTTTTCTTGGCGACGTACGTCTGGTGTATGCGGGCGGGCTTAACCCAAAACCGCGACTGTTCCGCCATTTATGGAGAATGACTTTTGCTTTGTTTATATCGGTAGGCTCATTCTTGTCACAAGGTGCTGCAAAAGTATTACCACAATCTCTGATAGACTCGGGCTTGCTGGCACTACCTGAACTGTTTATCTTACTGGTTATCGTTTACTGGGGCTTTAAACTCAGCTTTGGCAATAAGATACGCCAGTGGCGTGCCAATCGCGCAGCTCAGTCTTCCTCCTGATTGAGGTGACGTCGGCATAGCTCGCTTGCCACCGCGCTCTGCCGACAGTGCTCTGAAATCACTTGGTTTTCTGCTTTTTTTATCAGCGCCGCCAGCTCGCCACTTTGCATCATGCGGCGCAACACCCCATCAACTTTATCAACCCAGTGCTGCTGATCTTTGTGGATATAGTGGTAAAGCTCCAGTACACGAAAGCTGCGCTGGTGAGGGACAACATTCTCGATCCCTGCCTGCGCTAGCATGACCAGACCGTCAATCCGATTGGTCAACGCAACGTCGGCCAGCCCCTTAGACACCAGATTTAACGCCTGTATGGTGGTATCCGTATCCTCCACCTCAGGCATGCCCTTAGTAATGTTATTGGTATGTTTTACGCCGCGTACTTTTGCAATTCTGTATTTGCTTAGATCTTGCTCGCTGTGAATATCCAGTTGCGCATCGCTGCGCACGAACGCCATGGTCTCCAGGGTGTAATAAGGTGTCGGAACACGAATGGTATGTGGATTCTCTTCGCCATAGCTGAAGATCCGCATGATCTCGCCATGCCTTTTGCCGCTGCGCACCAGCTGCTGCGCCCGTTTTCCTGGGTAAGGCGTGATCACGATAGATACATTGAGTTTGTGGTATACCTGGGGCAAAACCAGACGACCGACTTCCTGTTCAATCAGATAGTTAATTGATACAAACTGCAGCGGCCCAGCGGACGCCTTGTTGCACAGCAAAAGCAACAATAACAGGTACTTCTTCATCGGCCAACCGAGCTTTTAAGGTGGTGTTTATTCGATTATTTTAGTACTGATGGAGCAAATATCAATGATTGGTCGTGCAAGTTTCAACATTGCCTTTATTACAATAATGGTAATCCAGATAATAATGAGACTGTGCCGGCTTGATACGTCGGGTGATAAATTGATGTAAGAGCTCTGTCCCCAGACGCCCCATTTCAAAGGGCTTTTGCCCGATGTTGGTTACAGACAACCCCCTTTGTAGTGCCTTGAGCTGACTATTCTCGGTATCGGCTGAAATGATCCCCCTTTGCTGCCTGGCTATCTGAGATTTAAACTGAGACATGCGATTAATATAGTCTGGATTAAACTGAGCAAACCCGGCAACAGCAACAAAGATGGGGGGATCGGGATACTTCATCATAGTAACAAGTTGATCCAACGCATCCGAGCGCCTGCCCAGTGTATAGAGCGGGCAACGATAATGTTCTACCCAGCCATTTTCACCCGACAGCCTTTTTTCACTTTGCCCAGACAGTGCGTGGCGCACCCCTGCAATGCGTTGATTCAGGTTTGGGGTTGTCTGATGCCCGGATTGCAGACAAATAAACTGCTTTTCACCGGATTTAAAGCGTTTTGCTTCTTCGCCGAGCGCCATTCCAAAGTCAAAGTTATTGGTGCCGACGTAAGTAAGTCGATAGGCCTCGTGTTCCGGGAGCAGATCCGAGTCAAACGTGATAACCGGAATGGCTTTTTTAGCCGCCTGTTTTAGCGCGCCCTCAACCAGGAACTGAGAGTCAGTAGTGGAGATGAGTAAACCATCAATGCCCTTTCGCAATAGCTCTTTGACAATCAATACCTGAGTTCTGACATCCTGATAGTCATCGGCACCATCGTAAATACAGTTAACGTTGGGATAATCGCGGGCAAAGCGCAAGCACCCTTTGTACGATTGCTGATAAAAGCTGTCGTTTTTGGTCTTGCCGACAATGGCAATATTGATAGGGACCTGTGAACTGGTGGCACTATACACCGACCCTTGCCAGAGCATTAACGTGACAACAAAAAATGCAAACTGCGCGATCCAAAGCTTCATGCAAGTGTCTGGTCCGGTAACTGCCTACTTGTTAACAGTGTAACCAAATCACATTAAAAAACAATCGCCTTAGTGCTCTTGTAATATTAGAAAAGGCAGGTGCAAAGGGTGCGTATATCACAGGCAAATGCCTGTTTATCGCAGCACCACTTTGAACCTGGGGGGATTATTTACAACTGAACGCCAACGTAATTTGATAGGGTTCGCCCATTGAGTCTTCAGCGATACCGCCGCCAATGCTCATGGCTGCCCCCACATCATCAACGGCATTTTCACCAAAGATCCACATCGCGGTCCCTGCGGCTTCCACTGCCGTTGCGATATTACGTTTTTGCAGATAGTCCTGCTCAGGCATAGAGCCCATATAGGTAATGGTTTCATTTTGAATATAGGCATGACCAAGATTTTGTTTGTCGCAATAATGGTTGGCCTGCTCCAGTGCTTCCTTACCTGCTGCCTCTCTGGTTTCTGCGGTTAAGTTCACATAGTGCTTGCCATCGGCAGAAGGACGAACGTTATTGTGATGTGCGCAGCCACTTGCAAAAATGGCGACCAAAGAGAATGCAATCCAGTTTTTCATACGATTTACCCTGACAGTATTTGTTTTATTCGGGTTAAGTGTATAAAGTCTCCCCGTGCCTTTCAGTGAGAGAGTGTTTGAAAATGTTAAGTGCGCACTATGCCATGGTCATCGGCTAGTACCTGACACACCTTTCCCGAATGAAATCGCTCAAACAAAGCCGGGTCGTAGAGCAGAGTATCACTGGCAAGCACGCCTGCATATTGATAAGTCACCAGCATATGTGCCTGATGACATACCAGCGGGTTGAGCAAGCGTCGGTCCCTGACTAACACCAGATCAATGACTGGGCACATGCGGCAGCGCAGTTTGTTTTTCCTTACAAATTTCCACACTCGACCTGCTCCAGCACCAGTTTGGCTGCCAGTAGATCGCTCAATGCTGTGCCAACGGATTTAAACAGTGTGATGTCGCTGCAATGCGTGCGCAATGAGTGGTTTTTTCTGGCCATATCAGCCAATTCAGCTTCCACTTGATCTGCACTGAACACCCCTTCAGAAATGGGGAGCAGTAACTCTCCCGCTTCATTAAGTACATTGGTCTTGCTATCAACGAAGACCCGACTGGCAAGTACTGTTGCTGTATCGAGCTCCCGGGCCGTTTTGTGGTGATTGCCAATTGCGTCGATGTGTGTGCCCTCGCTCAACCAGCGCCCATCAAACAGGGGGTTGTGACTGCCCGTCGCTGTACAGATAACATCCGCAGAGGCGATTAATGCGGCCTGACTTTGACCTAATTCGAACTTAACCTGTGGGAACTCCTGAGCCAGCAGCGCCCTAAGCGTAGCCACTTTGTCCGGGTTTCTGGCAACCAGCGTCACCTTGTCGTAATTTCTTACCGCAAGGTGTGCACGCACCATATAAGGGGCCAGATTGCCCGACCCGAACATGACTAAGTGACTGGCATCTTCCCTGGCCAAATAAGACGCCGCGAGTGCGGAAACCGCAGCCGTGCGCCATAATGTCACCTGTGTGCCATCCACCAGCGCCAGCGGCTCGCCATGTTCGCGGCCAAACAACATGATTTTTGAATATAAACTGGCTTTACCTTTTGCTTCATTGTCGGGAAAGTAAGTAAAGGCTTTGACCCCAATCACGGAGTCATTCCAGGCGGGCAGCACGGCAAAAGCGTCGTGATTCGTAGTCTGTGTGTCCAGCTCGAACACGCTTCGCCTGGGCATGGCATGTTCGCTGGCAAATCCGCGCTGTAGCGCCGCAATCAAAGCAGGAAAAGTCAGTGCCTGGCGCACCTGCTCTCGGTCTATTACTTTCATTTTGTCTCCCTCATAACTCAAAATCTTGTGGTGCATGCGTCAACAACTCATAGCCTGATGCCGTAATGACGATGTCCTCTTCCAGTCTCACACCACCAAATTGCGGAATATAAATACCCGGCTCAATGGTGATCACATTACCTGCTTCAAGGCGATAGTCGACGCCAGGTTTGATAAAAGGCTGTTCATGCAGAAACAAGCCCAGGCCATGTCCCAGCCCCTCCCCCGCGTATCGAGCGAATTCACTGTTTTGAAGTACCGCGTGCGCCGCTGTATTGAGTACCTGACAATCAACGCCTGAAGACGCATGTGCCAACGCTGCTTGCTGGGCGGTTTGTACCGTATCAAACATAGCGCGCTGCCTGTGACAGGGCGTGCCGTAAACGTAAGTGCGCGTCATATCCGAGCGATAACCATCAACAACCGCACCAAAATCAATCAGGATCAGGTCGCCGTGCTTGAGCTTCTGTATTGACGGGCTGCCATGTGGTAAGGCGCTGCGTGCGCCAAACAGAAGGATAGTGTCAAACGATACGCCTTCAGAGCCCAGCTTTTGCATGCGATAATCCAGCTCCAGCGCCAGGTCGCGCTCACTGACTCCTGCTTTCACAAGGGACAAAGTATCTGCCAGTGCCTTGTCAGCGATTTGCGCCGCCTGGCGAATACAGTCGATTTCCTCTGCGGTTTTGACTTGTCTTAACTGTTCTACCAGTCCCCGAGTGGGCGTTACAGTGCGCCCTGACAATTCGCCGCTGATCTCTTGCCACTGGCCCACATCAATATGGGCAGCGTCGAACGCGAGCGCCTTTAGTTCACCAGACAAACGACTCAGGCATTGTCCCAGACTTTCGTGGTCTCGTTGTCTGAGTATCACTTCAGCGTGTTCGGCCTCAGCCTGCGCACGCTCAGCATAACGATAGTCGGTGATCAACAGACACTGCTCAGCACTGATGAGCAAAGTGGCTGCGTGGCCGCTGAACCCGCATAAATAAAGAATATTTTCATAGCCAAACACCACCATAGCATCATAACCTGATGCGCTAAGCTGGCTGCGTAAGGTCGTTTGTCGTTGCAAATATTGGTTCATCGTAAAATAAAGCCTTGTTGAAGTGGATCCTCAGGATCCAGACAAAATGTATGTTCGCCGACGACATACGCCTCGCCGGACACTTTTGGTCTAACCGCCTGCCGGGCAGCATACTGACACAGAGCATCAATACTGACATCAAAACCACAGCCCAGGATCCCCTCGATATGAATGACCTCATTCACCGCCAGCTCCCCCTGGGCAGCCAGCAAAGCCACTCTGCCACTGACACCTGTGCCGGTTGGACTGCGATCGAGCGAGCCGTCAGCAAAAATACAGACATGGCGGCTGTGGCAATGCGCTCCACTCACCTGAGAATTGGAGTAGAACACAACGCCATATAAAAAACTCAGCGAAGCATCATCAGGGTGTTCAAGATCAATCTTGCCCGTTAATGCCTGTTTTATTTTTCTGCCCAGGCAAATGATCTTTTCGCTATTTTGCAGATCCAGTGCAAGGTCGAGTTGATCGGCATTGACATACGCATAATAAGCACCACCAAACGCAATATCGCAATGCACTGTGCACACTCCTGCGAGCACCGCCGCCACGTTTAATTGGCAAACGAAAGAGGGGACGTTATAAAATCCCACCTGTTTTTTATTTGGGGAATAAAACGCAGAGATCTGTCCTGCGGGCGTATCCATGTTGAGACGCTGCTCCCCATCCAAGCCCGCTCCTTGTGCTCTGGCCAGCTCAGCCAGCGCTATCACCGCATGGCCACACATAGTGGAATAACCTTCATTGTGCATAAACAGCACACCAAAGGCACTATCAGCTCGCTGAGGTTCGGTGAGTAATGCGCCATACATGTCGGCATGACCGCGCGGCTCAAACATCAGCGCTTGGCGTATCTTGTCGTAGTGCGCCATGCAATATAAGCGCTTTTCAACCATACTCTTGCCTTGTGGCTCTGGCAGGCCGGCGGTGATAATACGCAGCGGTTCACCTGCTGTGTGCATATCCAGTGCCTGGATCTGAGTCCAGTGCGAGGGAATACGCCAGGAAGTTAGGTAACGTGTCATTACGCCTCCATAAA
The Pseudoalteromonas viridis DNA segment above includes these coding regions:
- a CDS encoding ornithine cyclodeaminase family protein, with the translated sequence MKVIDREQVRQALTFPALIAALQRGFASEHAMPRRSVFELDTQTTNHDAFAVLPAWNDSVIGVKAFTYFPDNEAKGKASLYSKIMLFGREHGEPLALVDGTQVTLWRTAAVSALAASYLAREDASHLVMFGSGNLAPYMVRAHLAVRNYDKVTLVARNPDKVATLRALLAQEFPQVKFELGQSQAALIASADVICTATGSHNPLFDGRWLSEGTHIDAIGNHHKTARELDTATVLASRVFVDSKTNVLNEAGELLLPISEGVFSADQVEAELADMARKNHSLRTHCSDITLFKSVGTALSDLLAAKLVLEQVECGNL
- a CDS encoding substrate-binding domain-containing protein; protein product: MKLWIAQFAFFVVTLMLWQGSVYSATSSQVPINIAIVGKTKNDSFYQQSYKGCLRFARDYPNVNCIYDGADDYQDVRTQVLIVKELLRKGIDGLLISTTDSQFLVEGALKQAAKKAIPVITFDSDLLPEHEAYRLTYVGTNNFDFGMALGEEAKRFKSGEKQFICLQSGHQTTPNLNQRIAGVRHALSGQSEKRLSGENGWVEHYRCPLYTLGRRSDALDQLVTMMKYPDPPIFVAVAGFAQFNPDYINRMSQFKSQIARQQRGIISADTENSQLKALQRGLSVTNIGQKPFEMGRLGTELLHQFITRRIKPAQSHYYLDYHYCNKGNVETCTTNH
- a CDS encoding proline racemase family protein, whose amino-acid sequence is MTRYLTSWRIPSHWTQIQALDMHTAGEPLRIITAGLPEPQGKSMVEKRLYCMAHYDKIRQALMFEPRGHADMYGALLTEPQRADSAFGVLFMHNEGYSTMCGHAVIALAELARAQGAGLDGEQRLNMDTPAGQISAFYSPNKKQVGFYNVPSFVCQLNVAAVLAGVCTVHCDIAFGGAYYAYVNADQLDLALDLQNSEKIICLGRKIKQALTGKIDLEHPDDASLSFLYGVVFYSNSQVSGAHCHSRHVCIFADGSLDRSPTGTGVSGRVALLAAQGELAVNEVIHIEGILGCGFDVSIDALCQYAARQAVRPKVSGEAYVVGEHTFCLDPEDPLQQGFILR
- a CDS encoding helix-turn-helix domain-containing protein; the protein is MFDAEWTFVYTFLLGALGLALTILIGRARRWHCYRALALFLTALFVILAGPLIFAQFPTARYVYIAAIVPAWLLLFPCFYLYTRGLTSARPWRFTRKSIWHFVPAIMSCVLSVSLLSLPESDLQDIFFAEGDVTLATEARFTVRLIIAVMLFWPVQSLVYVIKTWRNLLSYRRQLHAVFASTTERELGWLGVVLLLMLFTWGWLALTLLQDLSSHPTLLREGGVAILTAVTVWLLLYWSLRQKPGFDKIYHLTELPAVTDTVTGAEKEENALAKYRHSALSDEQASRIASKIHTAVVTEQLYLEPDLTLYKLADYLKVSANYVSQTLNQTLGQSFFDYVNKARIDAAAELLVAGDKTVLDIAMAVGFNARSSFYKAFKTHTGMTPGEYKKKQQVSP
- a CDS encoding substrate-binding periplasmic protein, whose protein sequence is MKKYLLLLLLLCNKASAGPLQFVSINYLIEQEVGRLVLPQVYHKLNVSIVITPYPGKRAQQLVRSGKRHGEIMRIFSYGEENPHTIRVPTPYYTLETMAFVRSDAQLDIHSEQDLSKYRIAKVRGVKHTNNITKGMPEVEDTDTTIQALNLVSKGLADVALTNRIDGLVMLAQAGIENVVPHQRSFRVLELYHYIHKDQQHWVDKVDGVLRRMMQSGELAALIKKAENQVISEHCRQSAVASELCRRHLNQEED
- a CDS encoding M24 family metallopeptidase, with translation MNQYLQRQTTLRSQLSASGYDAMVVFGYENILYLCGFSGHAATLLISAEQCLLITDYRYAERAQAEAEHAEVILRQRDHESLGQCLSRLSGELKALAFDAAHIDVGQWQEISGELSGRTVTPTRGLVEQLRQVKTAEEIDCIRQAAQIADKALADTLSLVKAGVSERDLALELDYRMQKLGSEGVSFDTILLFGARSALPHGSPSIQKLKHGDLILIDFGAVVDGYRSDMTRTYVYGTPCHRQRAMFDTVQTAQQAALAHASSGVDCQVLNTAAHAVLQNSEFARYAGEGLGHGLGLFLHEQPFIKPGVDYRLEAGNVITIEPGIYIPQFGGVRLEEDIVITASGYELLTHAPQDFEL